One Clostridia bacterium genomic region harbors:
- a CDS encoding prepilin-type N-terminal cleavage/methylation domain-containing protein: MKKRNNKGFTLVELIVVIVIIAILAGVLIPTFSGVIDRAHKSTVLQEAESIKTVFATIFTSELYATTTDVSGDKDKAIIEKELGNTIAGKIAFFKVAPTVANDVITSGTFEAFYTTNANTNAAATKAEVLGFVYENGDYTAIYTQSTGILLVVKTQKT, encoded by the coding sequence ATGAAAAAGAGAAACAACAAGGGCTTTACCCTAGTAGAGCTTATCGTAGTAATTGTAATCATTGCAATCCTAGCAGGCGTGCTTATCCCTACATTTAGCGGAGTAATCGATAGAGCGCACAAGTCAACCGTTCTTCAAGAGGCTGAAAGTATTAAGACAGTATTCGCTACAATCTTTACAAGCGAGTTATACGCTACAACTACCGATGTTTCGGGAGATAAGGATAAGGCAATTATCGAAAAAGAACTTGGCAATACTATTGCCGGCAAGATAGCTTTCTTTAAGGTTGCTCCTACCGTTGCAAACGACGTTATCACTTCTGGCACTTTTGAAGCATTCTATACAACAAATGCTAACACAAACGCAGCTGCAACTAAGGCAGAAGTATTAGGTTTTGTATATGAAAATGGCGACTATACCGCAATTTACACCCAATCAACAGGCATACTTTTAGTAGTAAAAACACAAAAAACTTAG
- a CDS encoding prepilin-type N-terminal cleavage/methylation domain-containing protein has translation MKKRNNKGFTLVELIVVIVIIAILAGVLIPTFSGVIDRAHKSTVLQEATNIKTMFNSVFMADTTTYPATFTIGDDKVLMEKLSGDKLPADAKLMFFKTAPTVANEMMPSGYITTTTNEATTKAEILGFVYQNGDYTAIYTQSTGAIVVVKTYKA, from the coding sequence ATGAAAAAGAGAAACAACAAGGGCTTTACCCTAGTAGAGCTTATCGTAGTAATTGTAATCATTGCAATCCTAGCAGGCGTGCTTATTCCTACATTTAGCGGAGTAATCGACAGAGCGCACAAGTCAACCGTTCTTCAAGAGGCTACAAATATTAAAACAATGTTTAATTCTGTCTTTATGGCGGACACAACAACTTACCCGGCTACTTTTACAATAGGTGACGATAAAGTTCTTATGGAGAAACTTTCAGGCGACAAACTACCAGCAGACGCAAAACTTATGTTCTTCAAAACTGCACCTACTGTTGCAAATGAAATGATGCCTAGTGGATATATTACAACTACTACAAACGAAGCCACAACTAAGGCAGAAATATTAGGTTTTGTATATCAAAATGGCGACTATACCGCAATTTACACCCAATCAACAGGTGCGATTGTAGTTGTTAAAACTTATAAAGCTTAA
- a CDS encoding type II secretion system protein produces MKLFSKRGFTIVEVVISAVVLGIVIVAIASTSIMTINLRRKTDVKQNCILVSNNIWEVFVSDNTLTSLISVYPFSVSDIAKKESTIYFDANWQNITNAAPEEVKYTVRVVRIVDVNQLKIDAITITITDFNNQVLFVLSSEAK; encoded by the coding sequence ATGAAATTATTTAGCAAGAGAGGATTTACCATAGTTGAAGTTGTAATTTCGGCAGTTGTGCTAGGCATAGTAATTGTAGCCATAGCGTCTACTTCGATTATGACTATTAATTTACGTCGTAAGACTGACGTAAAGCAGAACTGTATACTTGTTTCTAACAATATTTGGGAAGTTTTTGTAAGCGACAACACTCTAACTTCTCTAATCTCTGTTTATCCTTTTAGCGTGAGTGACATTGCAAAGAAAGAATCCACCATTTATTTTGACGCTAATTGGCAGAACATTACTAATGCAGCGCCCGAAGAAGTTAAATATACGGTAAGGGTTGTAAGAATTGTAGATGTTAACCAGTTAAAGATAGACGCTATTACTATTACCATAACAGACTTTAACAATCAAGTCTTATTTGTTCTTTCTAGCGAGGCGAAGTAA
- a CDS encoding prepilin peptidase gives MDVLIYILVGITGACFGSFANVLIYRLPNNMSIVSPDSHCVSCNHPISWYDNLPIISYIILRGRCRYCKAKFSPRYMIVELLTAILFCLALMWFGINYYTIIVCLALVTMLAIFFIDWEHQIIPDSLVIALLVCGIASMFFSNVVWWERLVGFAGCGLILFLIGLLTSKIAKKDALGFGDVKLVAVCGLLVGYKAGLLAIFMASVFAGIYLLFIKIVKKQSIDKPFGFAPFLTLAFAICMFFGDIIVKWYFGLFAI, from the coding sequence ATGGACGTTTTAATTTACATTTTAGTGGGCATTACAGGAGCTTGTTTTGGTAGCTTTGCTAATGTTCTTATATATAGGTTGCCTAACAATATGTCGATAGTTAGCCCTGATTCGCACTGCGTAAGTTGCAACCACCCAATTAGTTGGTACGACAACTTGCCAATAATTTCTTACATAATTTTGCGTGGTAGATGTCGATATTGCAAGGCTAAGTTTAGCCCTCGTTATATGATAGTCGAGCTGCTAACGGCAATATTATTTTGTCTTGCGCTTATGTGGTTTGGCATTAATTACTATACGATTATAGTTTGTCTTGCCCTTGTGACTATGCTTGCTATATTTTTTATAGACTGGGAGCATCAAATTATTCCCGATAGCTTAGTAATCGCCCTACTTGTTTGCGGTATTGCCTCAATGTTTTTTAGCAATGTTGTTTGGTGGGAAAGACTTGTTGGCTTTGCAGGTTGCGGACTGATATTGTTTTTAATAGGTCTATTGACAAGCAAGATTGCTAAGAAGGACGCCTTAGGTTTTGGCGACGTTAAGTTAGTCGCCGTTTGCGGACTTCTTGTCGGCTACAAGGCGGGGCTACTAGCTATATTTATGGCTAGCGTATTTGCCGGAATATACTTGTTATTTATCAAGATAGTAAAAAAACAAAGCATAGACAAACCCTTTGGATTTGCGCCCTTTTTGACCTTAGCCTTTGCCATTTGTATGTTTTTCGGCGACATAATAGTTAAATGGTATTTTGGATTATTTGCAATTTGA
- a CDS encoding type II secretion system F family protein, with amino-acid sequence MQKFKYLAIDVNRKKYRGLFLAENEDDLQQQLARQKLYLVKAVSLSNKSPTSDFFAISSRVKPAEITNFSRQFSIMINSAVPIVKCIETLKEQSYSSLFKKVLNIVYEDILSGVLLSQAFAKHKKVFPTFFVSMISVGEVSGKLDQILNKLASYYENNEKIRNKVRTATAYPTMLFFMIIAVVIILFTFVLPMFKESLEKMGVELPALTRTLFAINDFLQNNGMYLLIVLLCLVALLIMVGASKKGRLFFDKLKMKLPLFSAVSRASIASKFAGGFGILLSSGMSIVDAMELMGKLLGNKYAEQLYDEAVFEVKRGVPISIALEGKNIFPGILIQMISVGESTGAMDEILLRTTGYFDERLAETMQRITSIIEPAMLIFMGVIVCIVVLAVYTPMLSIMESLDGTTTPDIPTP; translated from the coding sequence TTGCAGAAATTTAAATATTTGGCTATTGATGTCAATAGAAAGAAATATCGAGGACTTTTCCTTGCGGAAAACGAGGACGACTTACAACAGCAGTTGGCTCGTCAAAAATTATATTTAGTTAAGGCTGTTTCACTATCTAACAAGTCGCCCACCAGCGACTTCTTTGCCATTTCAAGTAGAGTTAAGCCTGCGGAGATTACAAATTTTAGTAGGCAATTCTCAATTATGATAAATTCCGCTGTACCTATTGTTAAGTGTATCGAAACGCTTAAAGAGCAGAGTTACTCATCTCTATTTAAAAAAGTTTTAAATATTGTTTACGAAGATATATTGTCGGGCGTACTCTTGTCGCAAGCCTTTGCTAAGCACAAGAAAGTTTTCCCGACCTTTTTTGTAAGTATGATTTCGGTAGGCGAAGTTAGCGGTAAGCTTGACCAAATTTTAAACAAACTTGCCTCGTATTATGAAAATAATGAAAAAATAAGAAATAAGGTTCGTACGGCGACAGCTTACCCGACTATGCTGTTCTTTATGATTATTGCCGTAGTTATAATCTTATTTACCTTTGTTTTACCGATGTTTAAGGAATCTCTTGAAAAAATGGGCGTCGAACTGCCTGCGCTTACAAGAACGCTATTTGCAATCAACGACTTCTTGCAGAATAACGGTATGTATTTGCTAATTGTTCTACTTTGTTTAGTCGCTCTATTGATTATGGTCGGCGCTTCAAAAAAAGGCAGACTTTTCTTTGATAAATTAAAGATGAAATTACCTTTGTTTAGCGCCGTTTCACGTGCCTCAATCGCCTCTAAATTTGCAGGTGGTTTTGGAATACTCTTGTCTAGCGGTATGTCGATTGTAGACGCAATGGAACTTATGGGCAAACTTCTTGGCAACAAGTACGCCGAACAACTTTACGACGAGGCAGTATTCGAAGTCAAGCGAGGCGTGCCGATTTCTATTGCGCTAGAAGGTAAGAATATATTTCCCGGCATACTTATACAGATGATTTCGGTCGGCGAAAGTACCGGCGCAATGGACGAGATACTTTTACGCACAACCGGCTACTTTGACGAACGCCTTGCCGAAACAATGCAACGCATAACTTCAATAATCGAGCCTGCAATGCTTATTTTTATGGGCGTAATCGTTTGCATAGTAGTGCTTGCCGTATATACCCCAATGCTTAGTATTATGGAGTCGCTAGACGGTACGACAACGCCGGATATACCTACGCCCTAG
- a CDS encoding GspE/PulE family protein encodes MLFNQQRAIIIASKKYLRKSVLRETLNQAEQTNQPLLTLLKARALLTDMQILNVEAQFYNLACVDLEMLTIDQDLFNSVSYLFLKRFSIVPVKKLASGSVLYAIGDVVDGYALSQLMLFSIAPPEFILVLKSQIDKYLESQIATKTTTIALQDLEQQRKSENKGQDDQEEVNDLVVNAPAVRLVESIIKEALPLRASDIHLEPFETFVRVRYRIDGELIERARFDIDSYPAINARIKIMSGINIAERRIPQDGRFNLSANGTEWDFRVSTMPTVFGEKFVLRILDKSSFMFTSRELLNFTEKENELVTAMISRPYGIVLTVGPTGCGKSTTVYSFLKEINKPNVNIITVEDPIEYMLPGINQVQVNPKADLTFGTALRSILRQDPNVIMVGEMRDEETAQIAVRAAITGHLVFSTLHTNDAPSSAIRLSDMGIEPYLLADALVGVISQRLVKKLCPVCRKKVKSNQRETEILKLDEPTTIYRPDGCQFCNNTGYRGRMAIHEIMYASERVKSAIADKLPLEELRGICKSEGLINLWDSCKEQVLRGNTSIQELMSLTVE; translated from the coding sequence ATGTTATTTAATCAACAAAGAGCAATTATTATCGCATCGAAGAAATATTTAAGGAAGTCTGTGCTACGTGAAACGCTAAACCAAGCAGAGCAGACTAACCAACCCTTGTTAACGCTACTAAAAGCTAGGGCATTACTTACCGATATGCAAATACTCAACGTCGAAGCGCAATTTTATAATTTAGCTTGCGTTGACCTAGAAATGCTTACGATAGACCAAGATTTATTTAACTCCGTTTCCTATCTTTTTTTAAAGCGGTTTTCAATCGTTCCCGTTAAAAAATTAGCTAGTGGCAGTGTTTTATATGCAATAGGCGATGTGGTAGACGGTTATGCGCTTTCCCAACTTATGCTGTTTAGCATAGCTCCGCCCGAATTTATCTTAGTATTGAAGTCGCAAATTGATAAATATTTAGAGTCGCAAATTGCCACCAAGACAACTACAATTGCGCTACAAGACTTAGAGCAACAACGCAAAAGCGAGAATAAAGGGCAAGACGACCAAGAAGAAGTCAACGACTTAGTTGTAAATGCGCCTGCGGTAAGGCTAGTTGAGTCAATTATTAAAGAAGCTTTGCCTCTAAGAGCGTCGGATATTCACTTAGAGCCATTTGAAACTTTTGTGCGAGTTAGATATAGAATAGACGGCGAATTAATTGAAAGAGCAAGATTTGATATAGATTCTTACCCGGCAATCAACGCAAGAATTAAGATTATGTCGGGCATAAATATAGCCGAACGGCGTATTCCGCAAGACGGCAGGTTTAATCTATCGGCAAACGGCACAGAATGGGACTTTCGTGTTTCTACAATGCCAACAGTTTTTGGCGAAAAGTTCGTTTTGCGTATTTTAGACAAATCTTCGTTTATGTTTACCTCTCGTGAGCTACTTAACTTTACCGAAAAAGAGAATGAGCTAGTCACCGCAATGATATCTCGTCCCTATGGTATAGTTTTAACCGTAGGACCTACGGGTTGCGGTAAATCTACGACAGTTTACTCCTTTTTAAAAGAAATTAATAAACCTAACGTCAATATAATTACAGTCGAAGACCCTATCGAATATATGTTACCGGGTATTAACCAAGTTCAAGTCAACCCAAAAGCCGACCTAACTTTTGGTACGGCGCTGAGAAGTATTTTGCGTCAAGACCCCAACGTAATAATGGTCGGTGAAATGCGTGACGAAGAAACGGCTCAAATTGCCGTTAGAGCGGCAATTACTGGTCACTTAGTTTTCTCTACTTTGCACACCAACGATGCGCCAAGCTCGGCTATTAGATTAAGCGATATGGGGATAGAGCCATATTTGCTTGCCGATGCGCTAGTAGGCGTAATTAGCCAAAGACTAGTAAAAAAACTTTGTCCGGTTTGTCGCAAAAAGGTAAAAAGCAATCAACGTGAAACAGAAATTTTGAAGCTTGACGAACCAACCACAATTTATAGACCGGACGGTTGTCAATTTTGCAATAACACAGGGTATCGTGGCAGAATGGCGATACACGAAATAATGTACGCAAGCGAGCGTGTTAAATCGGCGATTGCCGACAAACTTCCGCTTGAAGAGCTTAGAGGCATTTGTAAGAGCGAGGGACTAATCAATTTGTGGGATTCTTGCAAAGAGCAAGTACTTAGAGGAAACACCAGCATACAAGAATTAATGTCGCTAACGGTCGAATAG
- a CDS encoding ABC transporter ATP-binding protein → MKQTVLQVKNLVKSYNKAPVLKSISFEGYAGEILSFVGANGVGKSTTIKCISGIIPYEDGEIFINGKSMDEFPLDCKREVGYVADNQAVYEFMTGMQYLDFIAGVFKVDYERKKAIIEHLSQAYGLTKYLNRKISTYSHGTQQKIAILASLVHSPKLWILDEPFTGLDVKMTREIKQSMQEAKQLGSCVFFSSHNMDVVQRISDRAIIIINGQIAETIDIAEFNASNRSLEDYYLFLEEKFANSVEEDNA, encoded by the coding sequence ATGAAGCAAACAGTTTTACAAGTTAAAAATTTAGTCAAATCATATAACAAAGCGCCTGTACTAAAAAGTATCTCTTTTGAAGGTTACGCAGGTGAAATACTCAGTTTTGTAGGCGCAAACGGCGTAGGTAAATCTACTACAATCAAATGTATTAGCGGTATCATTCCTTACGAAGACGGCGAAATATTTATTAACGGCAAGAGTATGGACGAATTTCCGCTAGACTGCAAGCGTGAGGTCGGTTATGTCGCCGACAATCAAGCCGTATACGAATTTATGACGGGTATGCAGTATCTTGACTTTATCGCCGGTGTTTTTAAAGTTGACTACGAGCGCAAGAAAGCCATAATCGAGCATCTTAGTCAAGCCTATGGTTTGACCAAGTATTTAAACCGAAAAATTAGCACTTATTCGCACGGCACTCAGCAAAAGATAGCTATTTTAGCCTCCCTTGTGCATAGTCCAAAACTATGGATACTTGACGAGCCTTTTACCGGGCTTGACGTTAAAATGACTAGGGAAATTAAGCAATCAATGCAAGAAGCTAAACAACTCGGCAGTTGCGTATTCTTTTCTTCTCACAATATGGACGTAGTGCAAAGAATTAGCGATAGAGCGATTATAATTATTAACGGGCAGATAGCAGAAACAATCGATATTGCAGAATTTAATGCAAGTAATAGGTCGCTAGAAGATTATTATTTGTTTTTAGAAGAAAAGTTTGCTAATAGTGTCGAGGAAGACAATGCTTAA
- a CDS encoding M14 family zinc carboxypeptidase, whose translation MFGYEDLLKEVDIFNSIGVETGVVGDSYLKNRIPYIYIGNDKKNCIIVQGAIHAREHITALLVLDMAKHLLARKDLILNGGIYFIPMVNVDGVMLAQQGDTVIKDKQLRKKLLQINGHSDFSLWKANARGVDLNVNFDANFGSGEQNVFYPSSQNYVGEYANSEPETMALINFTTALRPKATLSYHTKGEVIYWRFGQTRTKLWEHYRLAKGIAQNTSYALAENSRSAGGYKDWCIQKLDIPAFTIEVGKDSYSHPYPYADYENLLMINKDIPRKLVNTLNR comes from the coding sequence ATGTTTGGATACGAAGATTTACTCAAAGAGGTAGATATATTTAATTCGATTGGGGTAGAAACAGGGGTAGTCGGCGATTCGTATTTAAAAAACCGCATACCCTATATTTATATAGGCAATGATAAAAAAAATTGCATCATCGTACAAGGCGCAATTCACGCAAGAGAACATATTACGGCATTGCTTGTGCTTGATATGGCTAAACATTTGCTTGCCCGCAAAGATTTAATTTTAAACGGCGGTATATATTTTATACCTATGGTAAACGTAGACGGCGTTATGCTTGCGCAACAAGGCGATACGGTAATTAAAGACAAGCAACTGCGTAAAAAATTGCTACAAATTAACGGTCACAGCGACTTTTCACTGTGGAAAGCTAACGCAAGAGGAGTAGATTTAAATGTTAATTTTGACGCAAATTTCGGTTCGGGCGAACAAAATGTCTTTTATCCGTCTAGCCAAAACTATGTGGGTGAATATGCAAACAGCGAACCCGAAACAATGGCTTTAATTAATTTTACAACAGCTTTGCGCCCTAAGGCGACCCTTTCTTATCACACAAAAGGCGAGGTGATATATTGGCGGTTTGGTCAAACCAGAACAAAACTGTGGGAACATTACCGATTAGCTAAGGGAATTGCTCAAAATACCTCTTACGCTCTTGCCGAAAATAGTAGAAGCGCAGGCGGTTATAAAGATTGGTGCATACAAAAATTAGATATTCCCGCATTTACGATTGAAGTTGGAAAAGATAGCTACTCTCACCCCTACCCTTACGCCGACTACGAGAATTTATTGATGATAAACAAAGATATTCCTCGAAAACTTGTAAATACGTTAAATAGATAA
- a CDS encoding phosphoenolpyruvate carboxykinase (GTP), whose translation MLKSVEKFVNYCTELMQPDEVVWITGDEQQYCNLREEACNTGEFIRLNQEKHPNCYLHRSARNDVARVEGRTFICCDREIDAGPTNHWMKPDDAYKILENISFGAMKGRTMYVIPYSMGDVSSPFAKIGIEVTDSIYVVISMSIMTRVGNDVLSKITDDFIRGLHTKAELSSEKRYICHFPQDNTIWSVNSGYGGNVLLGKKCFALRIASNLAKNEGWLAEHMLIVGITRPNEETKYIAAAFPSACGKTNLAMLVPPEYYEKLGYKVETIGDDIAWIRPGEDGCLYAINPEHGFFGVAPGTSIKTNPNALHSCKKDALFTNVALNTDDNTVWWEGLGERPEHLLDWQGDVFDPATMPYAAHPNSRFTAPIDNCPCLSSEYYSNKGVKISAFVFGGRRDDTIPLVCQAKSIEQGVFKASTMASQTTSAATGKVGVLRRDPFAMLPFFGYHVGDYFAHWLKILHSIANPPQIFNVNWFGKRDGKFVWAGFGENIRVLDWILDRCCNKVDAKETPIGMLPYAKDINVNGIDTTLQDVEYLLTIDKEKWAVELSQIEEFYAFIGERVPQALQEELTTLKKLLV comes from the coding sequence ATGTTAAAGAGTGTAGAAAAGTTTGTTAACTACTGTACTGAGCTTATGCAACCTGACGAAGTCGTATGGATTACCGGCGACGAACAGCAGTACTGCAATTTGCGTGAAGAAGCGTGTAATACTGGGGAATTTATTAGATTAAACCAAGAAAAGCACCCTAATTGTTACTTACATCGTAGCGCCCGTAATGACGTTGCTCGTGTTGAAGGTCGCACATTTATATGTTGCGATAGAGAAATTGACGCAGGACCTACTAACCACTGGATGAAACCTGACGACGCTTACAAAATATTAGAGAATATTTCCTTTGGAGCTATGAAAGGGCGTACTATGTACGTTATTCCTTACTCTATGGGCGATGTTTCTTCTCCATTTGCAAAAATCGGTATCGAAGTAACCGATAGTATATATGTAGTTATTTCTATGAGCATTATGACACGAGTTGGCAACGATGTTTTAAGCAAGATTACCGATGACTTCATAAGAGGACTGCACACTAAGGCAGAACTTAGTAGTGAGAAACGGTATATTTGTCACTTCCCACAAGACAACACAATTTGGTCGGTAAACAGCGGTTACGGCGGTAACGTATTACTCGGCAAAAAGTGTTTTGCGCTTCGTATTGCCTCTAATTTGGCTAAAAACGAAGGCTGGCTCGCCGAACACATGCTTATCGTAGGCATAACTAGACCAAACGAAGAAACTAAATATATAGCTGCCGCTTTCCCATCGGCGTGTGGCAAAACCAACTTAGCTATGCTTGTTCCGCCCGAATATTATGAAAAATTAGGCTATAAGGTTGAAACAATCGGCGACGACATCGCTTGGATTAGACCGGGCGAAGACGGTTGCTTATATGCGATTAACCCCGAACACGGTTTCTTTGGCGTTGCGCCCGGCACAAGTATAAAAACTAACCCTAACGCTTTGCATTCTTGCAAAAAAGATGCGTTATTTACTAACGTTGCATTAAATACTGACGATAACACCGTTTGGTGGGAAGGGCTAGGCGAAAGACCCGAACATTTACTTGATTGGCAAGGCGATGTTTTTGACCCAGCCACTATGCCGTATGCGGCGCACCCAAACAGCCGTTTTACAGCTCCTATTGACAACTGTCCGTGTTTATCTAGCGAATATTACTCTAATAAGGGCGTAAAAATTTCCGCCTTTGTATTTGGCGGAAGGCGTGACGACACCATTCCTCTTGTTTGTCAAGCTAAGTCTATCGAACAAGGCGTGTTTAAGGCAAGCACTATGGCAAGTCAAACTACTTCGGCGGCAACCGGCAAGGTTGGCGTACTTCGTCGTGACCCGTTTGCAATGCTACCCTTCTTTGGCTATCACGTAGGCGACTACTTTGCGCATTGGTTAAAAATATTACATAGTATTGCTAATCCTCCGCAAATATTTAACGTCAACTGGTTTGGCAAGCGTGACGGCAAATTTGTTTGGGCTGGCTTTGGCGAGAATATTCGTGTGCTTGATTGGATATTAGACCGTTGCTGTAACAAGGTCGACGCAAAAGAAACGCCTATTGGTATGTTGCCCTATGCAAAAGACATCAACGTTAACGGCATTGATACAACGCTACAAGACGTAGAATATTTACTTACAATCGACAAAGAGAAATGGGCGGTAGAGCTATCGCAAATTGAAGAATTCTACGCATTTATTGGCGAGAGAGTGCCACAAGCGTTACAAGAAGAACTTACCACTCTTAAAAAATTATTAGTATGA
- a CDS encoding deoxyuridine 5'-triphosphate nucleotidohydrolase, whose protein sequence is MSVAKFSLVSRLQFSKDGGKNYDNLIIPRRATTNSAGYDFFASCDIVLGKNQKVFVPSGIRVKLKSNYMLLLLPKSGLGAKFDLKLANTVGLIDADYFNADNQGHIIVALCNGEQELTIKQGQAFVQGVIVRYYKAQESNVKTKRKGGFGSTQKS, encoded by the coding sequence ATGAGCGTAGCAAAGTTTAGCTTAGTTAGCCGTTTGCAGTTTAGCAAAGACGGCGGAAAAAATTATGATAATTTAATTATTCCTCGTCGAGCTACTACTAATTCGGCAGGATACGACTTTTTTGCGTCCTGCGACATAGTTTTGGGAAAAAATCAAAAAGTTTTTGTTCCAAGCGGTATAAGAGTTAAGCTTAAATCTAATTATATGTTGTTACTCCTCCCAAAGAGCGGGCTAGGGGCGAAATTTGACCTAAAACTTGCTAATACGGTAGGTTTAATCGACGCAGATTATTTTAACGCCGACAACCAAGGTCATATTATTGTAGCGTTGTGTAACGGAGAGCAGGAACTTACTATTAAACAGGGTCAAGCCTTTGTTCAAGGGGTAATTGTTCGATATTATAAAGCGCAAGAAAGTAACGTCAAGACCAAGCGAAAAGGCGGTTTCGGTAGCACTCAAAAGAGCTAA
- a CDS encoding DUF1858 domain-containing protein: protein MFTKTMKIIEVLQTNPLTANVFADFNMGCVGCLAARGETVEQAASVHGIDADELINALNKICD, encoded by the coding sequence ATGTTCACCAAAACAATGAAGATTATCGAAGTTTTACAAACTAATCCCCTAACGGCTAACGTATTTGCCGACTTTAATATGGGTTGCGTAGGCTGTCTTGCGGCAAGAGGCGAAACAGTCGAACAGGCCGCTAGCGTACACGGCATTGACGCCGACGAATTGATAAACGCTCTAAACAAAATTTGCGACTAG
- a CDS encoding SPFH domain-containing protein, translating into MSIKNQMWQVIEWKDNTDDTIVYRYPHQGKEIISGSSLTVRESQTAIFVHLGKIADIFSPGKYKLDTKNLPILTGLGSLFYQGRESRFKAEVYFINTKQFVNQKWGTSRPLIIKDADFGVVRIGAFGTYSFRVNDATTFMRELFGTNNSYVVDDINDYLRSMLVSTVTDTVTESKVSALEIYANLNEFGAMCATNVREKFISLGLDISNFVIENISFPESVEKAMDERASLGILSDKMGTYTQKRAADALGDAARNTGTVGTFMGIGVGQQAGSVMSNAFATNDTPKETSNKKVCPDCKKDINASAKFCPDCGHKFDVLGFCPECGASVAPTQKFCPECGKKLK; encoded by the coding sequence ATGTCAATTAAAAATCAAATGTGGCAAGTGATTGAGTGGAAAGATAATACCGACGATACTATTGTCTACCGCTATCCGCATCAAGGCAAAGAAATAATCTCGGGTTCGTCGTTGACCGTACGTGAATCACAAACTGCAATCTTTGTGCATTTAGGCAAAATAGCAGATATCTTTTCTCCGGGTAAATATAAGCTTGACACTAAGAATTTACCGATATTGACCGGGCTAGGTAGCCTATTCTATCAAGGTAGAGAGTCTCGCTTTAAAGCCGAAGTTTATTTTATAAACACAAAGCAATTTGTCAATCAAAAGTGGGGTACTTCCCGTCCTCTAATTATCAAAGACGCCGATTTTGGCGTAGTTAGAATTGGCGCTTTTGGAACATATAGTTTTAGAGTAAACGACGCAACTACTTTTATGCGTGAGCTTTTTGGCACAAATAACAGCTATGTTGTCGACGATATAAACGATTATCTTAGAAGTATGCTTGTTTCGACAGTTACCGATACCGTAACCGAATCTAAGGTGTCGGCGCTAGAAATATACGCAAACTTAAACGAATTTGGCGCTATGTGCGCAACTAACGTTCGTGAAAAGTTTATTTCGCTAGGTCTTGATATATCTAACTTTGTAATAGAAAACATTTCTTTCCCCGAGTCGGTCGAAAAGGCAATGGACGAAAGGGCAAGTCTAGGAATACTAAGCGACAAAATGGGTACTTATACTCAAAAGCGTGCCGCCGATGCGCTCGGCGATGCGGCAAGAAATACCGGCACTGTTGGCACTTTTATGGGAATTGGCGTAGGGCAACAAGCAGGCTCGGTAATGAGCAACGCTTTTGCAACTAACGATACTCCTAAGGAAACATCAAACAAAAAAGTCTGCCCGGACTGCAAAAAAGATATCAACGCTTCGGCTAAATTTTGCCCGGACTGCGGACACAAATTTGATGTTTTGGGATTTTGTCCCGAATGTGGCGCAAGCGTAGCCCCGACGCAAAAGTTTTGTCCCGAATGTGGTAAAAAATTAAAATAA